Proteins from a genomic interval of Euleptes europaea isolate rEulEur1 chromosome 18, rEulEur1.hap1, whole genome shotgun sequence:
- the CHRNB1 gene encoding acetylcholine receptor subunit beta — MAPRAVLWGLLGVLSVAAVTASETEGRLLNALFQNYSATVRPAHSISDKVPVRIGMSLSQLISVDEKNEQLTTKVYMDLTWTDYRLTWDPADYEGITSVRIFSNRVWLPDIVLMNNNDGGFDISLMVNVLVSSKGIVQWQPPAVYRSSCIIQVTYFPFDWQNCTMTFRSYTYDSSEVTLLHPLKEDGEELKEIVIYENTFIDNGQWEIQHKPARKNTLPGDPLYEDITFYLIISRKPLFYLINVIIPCVLITILAIFVFYLPPDAGEKMTLSIFALLTLTVFLLLLADKVPETSLAVPIIVKYLMFTMILVTFSVILSVVDLNLHHRSPNTHEMPFWVRQIFIHKLPRYLGLRRPKPEPTLKPIPLPPKQEPAVKSNRRVDEYFLRTPAYDFLFPKPNRFQPEVFSTDMKKFIEGPSHCLALPPDLKSAMEAVMYIAEQLQEQEDYDALKEDWEYVAIVVDRLFFWTFIVFTTVGTLTIFLDASFHLPPDNPFP, encoded by the exons ATGGCCCCCAGGGCAGTGCTTTGGGGGCTCTTGGGGGTTCTCTCCGTGGCAG CCGTGACGGCTTCCGAAACAGAGGGGCGTTTGCTGAATGCGCTGTTCCAGAACTACAGTGCGACCGTGCGCCCGGCCCACAGCATCAGTGACAAGGTTCCCGTACGGATCGGGATGTCCCTCTCACAGCTCATCAGCGTG gatgaAAAAAATGAACAACTGACAACAAAGGTTTATATGGATCTG ACATGGACAGACTACCGCCTCACCTGGGACCCTGCCGATTATGAGGGCATCACCTCCGTCAGGATTTTTTCCAACCGAGTCTGGCTCCCAGATATAGTGCTCATGAACAA taACGATGGTGGTTTTGACATTTCTCTGATGGTGAACGTCTTGGTGAGCAGCAAGGGGATCGTCCAGTGGCAGCCGCCAGCTGTTTACCGGAGTAGCTGCATTATCCAG GTCACCTACTTCCCCTTTGACTGGCAAAACTGCACCATGACCTTCCGCTCGTACACCTACGACTCCTCGGAGGTCACCCTCCTGCACCCGCTGAAGGAGGACGGGGAAGAGCTGAAGGAGATTGTCATCTACGAGAACACCTTTATCG ACAATGGGCAGTGGGAGATCCAGCACAAGCCAGCCCGCAAGAACACCCTCCCCGGAGACCCCCTGTACGAggacatcaccttctacctgatcatCAGCCGGAAGCCTCTCTTCTACCTGATCAACGTCATCATCCCTTGCGTCTTAATCACTATCCTGGCCATCTTTGTCTTCTACCTGCCCCCAGACGCAG GGGAGAAAATGACTCTCTCCATCTTCGCCCTCCTCACCCTGACGGTGTTTCTTCTCCTGCTGGCTGATAAAGTCCCGGAGACGTCTTTGGCAGTACCCATCATCGTCAAATACCTCATGTTCACCATGATCCTGGTCACCTTCTCTGTCATCCTCAGTGTGGTAGACCTGAACCTGCACCATCGCTCTCCCAACACCCATGAGATGCCTTTCTGGgtgaggcag ATTTTTATCCACAAACTTCCTCGGTATTTGGGGCTGCGTCGTCCAAAGCCAGAACCCACCCTCAaacccatccccctcccccccaaacaggaACCCGCGGTGAAAAGCAACCGCCGTGTGGACGAGTATTTCCTCCGCACACCTGCCTATGATTTCCTCTTCCCCAAGCCTAACAG GTTTCAGCCAGAGGTGTTCTCCACAGATATGAAGAAATTCATCGAGGGCCCCAGCCACTGCCTCGCCCTGCCCCCGGACCTGAAGTCCGCCATGGAGGCGGTCATGTATATTGCGGAGCAGCTGCAGGAGCAAGAGGATTACGATGCG CTGAAGGAGGACTGGGAATACGTGGCCATCGTCGTGGACCGCCTTTTCTTCTGGACCTTCATCGTCTTCACCACCGTGGGCACCCTCACAATCTTCCTAGACGCCAGCTTTCACCTCCCCCCCGACAACCCCTTTCCCTGA